In Methanoculleus sp. SDB, the genomic stretch GATCTCATGCTCCATCGAACGCCAGCAGAAGAGGCAGCGCTGGTTGCAGCGGAGCGTCGGCGTCATCTGGACGCACCGGTGACTTTCGATGCCGTAAAAACGGTTTTTATAGCATTTTTCCCCGCCCCGGAGTGCCCGCACGTTCCACATGCAGGGTTTGAGAGCAGCGGACGACGTAGCGGAAAAAAACTGGTAGCCCTGTTTTCTCAAAGACTTACATGCTTCCGAGTGCATCGATACCAAGTGTCTCCAGTGCTTCCTTCAGCGTATTTTGCGCGGCCCGCACGAGTGTTAAGCGACTGTTCCTCGTTTTCCCTTCGCTTTTCAACACCGGATCGTACCGGTAAAAAGTATTGAAGAGATCCGCCAGTTCCCGTGCGTAGACCGAGAGCAGGTGCGGACGCCGTTCGGTGACGACGAGCTCAATGACACGGGGGAACCGGGCAATCTGTTTTGCCAGGCGGATCTCGTGCTCGGTAGCGAACGAAAACGCCTCCTCGTAACTACCCGCTTTTTCCAGAATACTGCTCGCCCGGGCATGGGCATACTGGATATAGGGGGCGCTCTGCCGTTCGAAGTTCAGGGCCTCCTTCCAATCGAAGACAGTGCTCTTCTCCGGAGAGACCCTGATAATATCGTACCTGATTGCGCCGACGGCAACGGAACGGGCGATTTCACGCCGTTGTTCCTCGGGGAGTTCGGGACGCCGTACGGTCACCTCGTCAAATGCCCGCACCGTCACTTCATCGATCAGCTCGTCTGCCGAGACGAATGTACCTGCACGGGTGCTCATCGATCCTTCGGGGAGGGAGACGAACTCAAAGTGAACGATCTCTGGCGGCAGGACACCGAGCAGGCGGAGTGTCGCCTGAAGCTGGGCGCCAATCAGCTTGTGGTCCGCACCGAGGACATCGATGACCACGTCAAAATTGTGCGCCTTCCACTCATGGTAGGCAAGATCGCGGGCAGCGTATACCGACGTCCCGTCGCTCCTGCGGATCACGTACTCCTTCTCGAACCCGAACGCCGAGAGATCAAGCGAGAGCGTTCCTTCGTTCCGTGCTTCCGGCAGGAGTCTGAGGCGATTGATTACACCCAGCATATGGTGATTGCGGACAAAGTCGTTCTCCCGCACAAACCGGTCGTGGCTCACATTGAGGCGTGCGAGGGTTTCCCTGATGCCGCCCACACAGAGATCCACCGCCTTTCGAAACGCGACAACCGTCTCCGGGTCGCCCCTCTCGATGAGTGCCATCCGGCGTTCGATCTCCTCCTTGATCGATGGATCCGCTTCAATTGCCCGGTTTGCGGCGATATAGACGCGTGCAACGTAATGGTCCGCCTTCTCATTCTCCCGGCGGTCGAGACCGAGATGCGAAAAACCCCAGGAGACGATCGCGATCTGACGCCCCATGTCGTTGATATAATACTCCACTTCCAGCGGATACCCCGCTTTCCGAAACGCCCGTGCAAGGGAATCGCCGATAATGGAGTTCCTGATATGGCCCACGTGGAGCGGACCGTTCGGGTTTGCGCTCGTGTGCTCAATGCAGATGCGCTCTTTTTTTACCGGCATCGCTCCGAATCCGGGTAAGAGGGCTGCCTTTACCGCGCCCTGCACATAAGACATGCCGAACCGGAAATTGAGGTAGGGACCCGTCGCTTCGACGGCAATGTCCCGCGGTTCGAGGATCGGGCGAAGCTCCTCCGCAAGCTCCGCGGCAATACGGGCCGGCGCCATTTTCCGCACTTTTGCGAGGCGGAAAGCGACCGTTGAGGCAAGATCGGCGTGCTCCCCGCCGTCGGTCAGGTCAGCCTCCCCGCAACCCGTTTGTGCGGCCAGCGCCTCGCGTATCTCATTGTAGACCGTAAAATACATCACATTCCCGTCCTGTATCTCAGTATCGCGGCAATGCCGCCGAATGCGTTATAGAGCATCGATCCCTCCTCGAAATCATCCGAGATGATCTCGACGGCCGTATTGCTCTGATCCGCAAGATCCGTCAGTTCATCGATGATATCCGTCTCATCCTCAAGGAAGCGGGGAGCGCTGCATTTTTCACAGTTGCCGAACACCATATCCTTCGCGCTCTTCCCCGGCTCCATCTGGACCGTCTGCTCCTCTTCAGCCCCGCAGTTCTGGCACCTGATGCGCAGCCGCGACCTCCTGAGATTTCCGGAGAGAAGGAGGATATCGACCGCCCCGAGTTCGAGATTCTTGCGGATGCTCTCCTCCCCGTACGCGGCGAGGCCGTTTTCCTTCACGAGTTCCTTGAAGAAACGGTCCATCACGCGCTTTTCCTTCATCACCTCGACACCCCGGAGCGCCTCTTCCGCCGCATCAACGAGCTCTGCAAGCCCGCTTTCGTTTGTATAGCTCACATCAAAGAGGCCGATAACCCGTTTCTGGATTTCGTGATGCAGAAACGCACCATCATTAAACTCCTCCTTTGTCGGCGTCGGCCCTCCGATCAGCACGCCCTTGAACCGCTCGAAAAAGTCCTTTTCGGCGAGGAATGCCTCAGAAGCACGGTCGCCGACCTTCTTGTAGAACTCGTTGATTGCGATCAGCCTCAGGCGTTGAAACCGCATCGCGGACTGACCGCCTTTACGCTGTTTGCCGGGAACCGTCGAGGTGACGCCCGATACGGGCTCGATGCGGTTGCCGCGGAGAAACCCGATATACGCCTCGCGCCGGTCGATCACGATCAGGCCATAGACCTCCTTTTCATGGAGCATCTGCCGCAGGGGTTCGAGCTCGAAGTTCGAGCTGCACCGGTACATGTAGAGGCCGAGGGGTTCGGGAGGTTCGACAATGGTGCATTCCAGATCGGTACGGTCGCCGCCGAGCTTGATCGTGCCGCAGAATACAGCCATACCGTTTTCCGGCGGACGGTTATAGTATTTCAGGCGGGAAAGAACGGAAGAAATTGCGCTCTGGACATTCGTCCGTGTCTGTTTGCTTTTGATATTGGCGCACTGGCCGAACTCGTCGCGCAGCTGGCCGGTAACGTCGTGAATCTGCTTGTCGGGGGGGATGTAGATCGTGATGAGTTCGGTTCCGCTCCCCTCTTTTGCCGCGAGTTTCTCGAGCGTCTTTTTGAATTCGTACCGTTTCCGGGCATCATCCATCTCTGCTGTTCCTGCCATTCACCAGTGTCCCCATTATCCAAGAATTATATATTATTCGGGCCTCGTCAATTAAAAGGTGAGCACATCGGCCATAACCATCGCATCCACCTCGGCATTGATACCGTGCGTGCCGTTGAAGGCAACGAAGTCCTTCGGTTCACGGGCATGGTTAAAGAGCGCCATGCCGGAGGAATAAGGGATCACCGTGTCGTCCACGGCATGGTAGACGCGAACGGGCCGCGGCGTGATGTACCCGACTGCGATATCAGGGTCGATACTTGCGATAAACAGGCGCGAATCGCCTTCGAACTGCTCTGAAGCCCCGCCGTAGCCGGAGGTCGAGATCCCGTACCATCCGGCGAAGTCCCGATCCGCCGCAACCGCGAGCACGGTATAGCACCCGCCATTACTCGATCCCATGGCATATACGGGAACACCGTACCGCTCGCCGAGCATTTCCCGCGCAATGATACAATCGGTCACCACCCGGTAGACCTGCGGCCATTTTCCCTCCCTGTACAGCGCAAAGTCGCGCTGGAGGTCAAACGAATACCCCGGCGTTTCATCGCCGTTCCCGCGGGGGTCGATCACGCAGAACGCAATCCCCGACGCGGCATACGTCTCCGCCCGTTCGAGATGGGCGGCCGCCTTCACGCCCGCTCCCGGGACGAAAACAATTGCCGCCACCGGATCCTCCGGCGCCGCGAGGAGTGCGGAGACCGGTCCCCCCGGATTGGCGAAGATGATGCGGCTTACCGTGATACCGCCGCTCCGGTCCAGAGCCGTCTCCGTATACTCGGGAGGGACCGCTTTTATGATCAGGCGCCCGTCCTCACCGAGCAGGTAGGACGCCTGCGGCGCCCCGGGTGCCGAACACCCGGCCGCGGCGCAGAGGACGGCTATGCAGAAGAGAAGGGTGAAGAGTGTGCGCACTGCCCTCACCTCAGGCACCGGTATGCAAGGCAGATGGTCTTTGCATCGACGATGCTCCCGTCCTCGATCATGCTGTGCACCTCATCGCGTGACACGCGCACCACTTCGATCATCTCGTCCTCGTCAGGCATATGCGCATCCGAGGGACACAAGCCTGACGCTTCGAAGAGGTAGATCACCTCGTCGGTGTACCCGGGCGTCGTGTAAATGCTTCCTTTCGGTTCGATCACGGTGGCAGCCAGCCCCGTCTCTTCGATGAGCTCCCGACGGGCAGTCGCCTCGGGGGTCTCTCCCGCGTCCATCGTGCCTGCCGGCGCCTCATAGATCCACCGGCCTATCGCATGCCGGTACTGGCGGATCAGCACGCATTCATCCTCCTCGCACGGCAGGATGGCGACCGCCTTTCCCGGCCGGACCACGATTCGCTCCTTCGTCCTGCCGGACGGGAGGTACACGTTCGTTTTCTCTATCACCATTCGCCTGCCGCGATATATCTCCGCCACTGGAATCAGTCCCCGTACTCGATCGGGTCCGGTACTCCGGCTTCCCTGAACGCCTGCAGCCGGTAGTAGCAGGAGTCACACTTCCCGCACGCAGGCGCGTTGCTCCGGTAGCAGGACCAGGTATTCCCGTAGGGCACCCCGAGGGCAAGCCCGCGCCTGATAATAGCGGTCTTATTCATGTGCACGAACGGCGACATCAGCCGGATGCGGGTGTCGTCGGCCGTCCCGGTATCGATGACGCGCTGAAATGCCTCGACGAACTCGGGCCGGCAGTCCGGGTATCCCGCATAATCCGACGCCTGTACTCCGATGAAGATCGCCCCGGCGCCGGAGGCCTCGGCATAACTCGTTGCGATCGAGAGCAGGTTTGCATTCCGGAACGGCACGTACGTAGCGGGGATTCCTTCGGCGTTCCCGTCATGATCACCCACGGTGAGCGACCGGTCGGTCAGGCTGCTCTTCCCGAACCTGAGCAGATGCTCAAGCGTGATTTCCACGTAATCAACAGCGCCCAGTTTTTCTGCGATGATCCGGGCGCATTCGCGCTCCTTCGTCTCGGTCAGCTGTCCGTAGCTCACATGAAGGCCGCAGATAGCATATCCCATATCCCGTGCGACATAGGCGGCCGTCGTCGAATCCATCCCGCCCGAAAGGAGGCATACCGCCGTAGGCATCACTTCACCCCGATGCATTTGTGCAGCTGCAGCTGGAACCGGGCGGGGATATTATGGGTGATGAGAAACTCGGCAATGGCGCCGGCATCGCTCCCCTCAACGGGAGAGATAAATACCTCCCCCCGTACCGGAAACCGTGCCAGGATCTTCCGCGCATAGGCGCAGTCACGTTCATCGGCGACGACAAACTTAACGGAATCCTCGCTCCTGATAAATTCAAGCAGCGTCAGATTGCTCTTTTCTCCGGACGACGGGCATTTCACGTCCATGCAGATCGAGGCGAAACGCTGGAACGGGCGGAAGTCAATCGTGCCGTTCGTCTCGATTTCGACCGTCTTGGATGCCATATGGAGGCGGCGGATCAGCGAGAGCAGCTCCTCCCCCTGCAGTAGCGGTTCGCCGCCCGTGATGCAGAAATGATCCCCCGTCAGGCGCCAAGCATAATCGAGAATGGCATCGATTTCCGCCTCTTTTCCCTCTTCTTTCGCGTACGGCGTATCGCACCATGCGCAGTCGAGGTTGCAGCCCGCAAGCCGGATAAAGATGCAGGGACGTCCCTGGTTTCGTCCTTCGCCCTGAAGGCTCTTGAATATCTCACAGATCTTCATGACTAAACTCGGCATAGCAGCTCGTTGATTCCCAGACACGGATTTTACGTATGCGTGCAGGAGTACCCGCTCCCGCACACGCTTCCGTTATCTGCCCCGCAAGCAGGGCGGCGAGATGTTCGCTCGTCGGATCCCCGTCAGTGGTCACGACTTCCTGAAACTGCGAAAGGCACGCAGCCATCGGATCTTCGCGGTTGAGGATGACCTGGTGGTCATACCGGTGCACGACGTCCTTAATGAGATTATAATCCACGAGTATGCCGCTTTCGGAGTCCACGTCCCCGTCCATCCATACCTCAACCCGCCACTGGTGGCCGTGGAGCCGGTAGCATTTCCCCTTATAATGGAAAAGCCGGTGACTGGCCTCGAAAAATACCTCCTTGTAGATACGGGTCGTCATCGGTACAGCATTTGCATCCGCAGGCTTATAATCATCGGGGAGACCCGGCCCGGAGCCTGCGGGCACAGGCACCGCACACCGGTGCAGGGAGGAGGATCACGTCCGTCGCCACTTTCCCGGCACCGGATGAATTCATCGATGTACTCTGCGGGCGTGAAAGAGAAGAAAGACCTGCCGGATCACTCCAGAACGGGAGACGAGTATTTAATACGCCGGGACGCGAAGTATAATAGCCAGAAATCTGATATACGGTGGCCGCGGCGGAGAGGGATCCGGGGCGAATGCCCCCTGTTTCTGCCAGAAACCCGGAAAGTCCGGCAGATCCTGCGAACGGGCAGAATACTCTCAGCCACAATATATATATCAATTTCGCGCGTTAGTTAATAGCACAAAGAGGCTAGCCCATCACGCTATAAACCAACTTTGCGAGGGTATCCAATGGGAAATGGAAAATTTGCAGCCAGAAAATGTCAGCGCAACGCCAAAAATTCCAGGTGGCGCGACGTTAATTATTCACGCCGGGCGCTGGGACTCGACATAAAGTCCGATCCGCTCGAAGGAGCGCCACAGGCGCGTGGCATCGTCCTCGAGAAGGTCGGTGTCGAAGCGAAGCAGCCGAACTCGGCAATCCGGAAGTGCGTGCGCGTGCAGCTGATTAAAAACGGCCGCCAGGTGACGGCTTTCGCTGTCGGAGACGGTGCGATCAACTTCATTGACGAACACGATGAGGTCACCATCGAGGGGATCGGCGGACGTCTCGGCCGATCGAAGGGTGACATTCCCGGGGTCAGGTTCCAGGTGACCGAGGTTAATAACGTCTGCCTTCACGAAATGGTCATTGGCCGGAAAGAGAAACCGCGGAGGTAATTGGGAATGACAGATGCAGAAAGCGCTGCAGTCACTGCAGCAGAAGAAACCGGTGAAGCACGGGCAGCTCACCTGCTTTTCAACAAGTGGGACCTCTCCGAAGTGGAGATCAAAGATCCCGGCCTTATCCGGTATGTCAACATTCACTCCATGATCGTTCCCCATTCATGCGGGAAGCTTGCCGGCACCCAGTTTGCCAAAAGCGAGATGCTGATCGTGGAGCGGCTCATCAACAAACTGATGCAGACCGAACACAATACCGGGAAAAAAGAGCTTGTTATCCGGATTGTCAAGGATGCCTTTGAAATCATCAATAAAAAGACGAAGCGCAACCCCGTCGAGGTGCTCGTGGAGGCAATTTCAAACACAGGGCCCCGCGAAGAGAGCGTCCGGCTCAAGTACGGTGGCATAAACGTACCGAAATCGGTTGACACGGCACCCCAGCGGCGTGTAGACTCCGCACTTACCTTCATCGCCCGTGGCGTGCGCAACGCGTCGCACAAGAAGAAGAAACCGGTGGCAGCAGTCCTTGCCGATGAACTCATCGCGGCGGCAGGCGGAGATTCGCGCTGCTTCTCGGTCAGCAAGAAGGAAGAGCGCGAGCGTGTGGCAAAATCCGCCCGATAATCCTTTTTTTTGGTGTTTCACATGACCAGACGGAAAAAGATGGTAGAACGGGTCACGACACTGATGGACAAGCCTGAGCACATCAGGAACATCGGAATCGTCGCCCACATCGATCACGGAAAAACCACGCTCTCCGACAACCTGCTCGCCGGAGCGGGCATGATTTCCGAGGAGCTGGCGGGCAGACAGCCCTTTATGGACTCGGACGAGGAGGAACAGGCCCGCGGTATCACGATTGACTCGAGCAATGTCTCGATGGTGCACGAATATGGCGGCGAGGAGTACCTCATCAACATGATTGACACTCCCGGTCACGTCGACTTCGGTGGAGATGTCACCCGTGCAATGCGTGCCGTGGACGGCGCCGTTGTTCTCGTGGATGCAGTCGAGGGCACGATGCCCCAGACCGAGACCGTTCTCCGGCAGGCGCTGAAAGAGGGGGTCCGCCCCGTTCTCTTCATCAATAAGGTTGATCGTCTCATCAATGAGCTCAGGGTCGATGAGACCGAAATGCAGATTCGCCTTGGAAAGGTCATCGACAAAGTGAACAAGCTCATCAGAGGCATGAACGAGGAGCGGTACAAGGCCGGCTGGAAGCTCGATGCCGCAAACGGCACCGTCGCCTTCGGGTCCGCGCTCTATAACTGGGCGGTCTCCGCCCCGTACATGCAGAAGAGCGGGGTATCGTTCAAGGACGTGTATGAGAAGTGCACGTCGGGCGATATGAAGTGGCTCGCAAAGAACAGCCCCCTCTCCGATGTCGTCCTCGATATGGTCGTCCGCCAGCTCCCGAATCCGCTCGACGCCCAGAAACGCCGCGTCAACATTATCTGGCACGGGGACAAGACGACGAAGGAAGGGACTGCGATGCTCAACTGCGATCCGGAAGGACCTGTTCAGCTGATGGTCACCGACATCTCTTTCGATCCGCACGCCGGCGAAGTCGCCACCGGGCGTCTCTTCTCGGGCACGCTCCGTCGCGGGACGGAAACCTACGTGATGGGGACCGCGATGCGCGCCAACCGTCTTGCCAGTGTCGGCATCTTCATGGGCGCCGAGAGGATCGAAGTTGATGCGCTGCCTGCGGGTAATATTGCCGCCGTAACGGGGCTGAAGGATGCCATCGTCGGGTCGACGGTGAGCTCGCTCATGGAGGTGACGCCGTTTGAGTCGCTGAAGCACTACAGCGAGCCTGTCATGACAGTCGCCGTGGAAGCGAAGAACATGAAGGATCTCCCCAAGCTCGTCACCGTTCTCCGTCAGGTCGCCAAGGAAGACCCGACGGTGCAGGTCACCATCAACGAGGAGACCGGCGAGCACCTGATCTCGGGCATGGGCGAACTGCACCTCGAGATCATCACGGGCCGTATCAAGCGTGACAAGGGTGTTGAGATCATCACCTCGCCGCCGATTGTGGTGTACCGCGAGACCGTCACCAGGACGGCAGGTCCCGTCGAAGGAAAGTCGCCGAACCGCCACAACCGGTTCTACATCGAGCTCGAGCCGCTGGACCCCGCGATCGTAAAGCTGATCAAGGACGGCGAAATTTCAATGAACCTGCCTGCCCTCGAACGCAGGGACGCGCTGGTCGCCGCCGGCATGAACAAGGACGAAGCGAAGAATGTCAAGGCGATCCAGGACACCAACATGTTCATCGACATGACGAAGGGTATCCAGTACCTGAATGAAACGATGGAACTGGTATTCGAAGGCTGGCGCGAAGCACTCGCCGGCGGCCCGCTCGCCGACGAACAGGTCCAGAACCTGAAAATCCGCCTTGTCGATGTGAAGCTCCACGAGGACGCAATCCACCGCGGCCCCGCCCAGGTCATCCCTGCGGTACGCGCGGCAGTCAAGGCCGGCATCCTTCTGGCGGGGGACACCCTGCTCGAGCCGATCCAGCACATCCAGATCACCGTCCCGCAGGACCACATGGGCAGTGCGACAGGCCAGATCCAGGGACGCCGCGGCCAGGTGCTGGACATGCAGTCGGAGGGCGACACCATCACGGTTATCGGCAATGCTCCGGTGGCAGAGCTCTTCGGGTTTGCAGGCGATGTCCGTTCCGCAACCGAGGGACGTGCCATGTGGAGTACCGAATTCGTCGGGTTCGAGACGGTGCCCGCCGGTATGCTCAACGATGTGGTGCGGGAAATCCGTAAACGCAAGGGCTTAAAAGACCAGATCCCAAAGCCGGAAGATTATCTGGCGTAGATACCCCCCAATTTTCAGAATATTTTTTTACGCCTCCGCCACCAGAGAGCGGACTCCAGAATCCCTGACCTTCAGGGTGCGCGGCACCGGGGACCTGATGCTGTCCGCCGGAAAAAATGCGGAAAAACCAACCGCTCCTCACCGGTACAGGTTCCCTGAATCAGACTTCAAATGGTAATTCCGGGCATTATTACATAGAAAAGAGCCAATCCTGGGGATAATGATAATCTGATAAATATATCCTCTATGATAAATCGCTTAAATAACCGTAAATGATAATCACAAGAGAATCATTTTTATACGTAGACGCTGTTGAATTAATTATGGTCGCGGACCATAAGGATTACTCAGCAATACTGGACGTTTTACGGGCAAATCCACGAGGCATGTCGGTCACGCAGATCGCCGAGGCGATTGGTATGAACCGCATTTCCGTGGCGAGATATCTTGACGTGCTCCGCACGTCGGGGCAGGTGGACATGGAGCCGTACGGACAGGCGAAGGTCTATTACCTCTCCCAGAGGGTGCCCATCTCGGCGATGCTCAATTTTTCTTCAGATATGGTTGTCGTTCTCTCAAAAGAGCAGAGAATCGTGGATGTAAATACGAACTTTGTGCGCCTCTTCAATACGACCCGGGAAAAGATGCTCGATAAACCCATCCATAACATTCTTCACCCCGTCTCCCCGGATCTCAGCATCCAGAAGAGGATAGACAGCGCCCTTGAGGGTGAGGAGGTTATCGAGGAGATCCGCATCCTGAAAGAGGACGAGGAGCTTTTTTTCCGGATGAAGATTGTCCCGACGGCATTTACGGACGGATCGCCCGGCATTACCATTCTCCTTGAGGACATCACCGAACAGAAGCGATCGATGGATGCCCTGATCGAGAGCGAGAAGAAATTCCGGATGCTCTTCAACAATGCAAACGACTCGATCATCCTCCATGCCATTACGGACGACGGACATACGGCAGGGTTTATTGAAGTCAACGATGTTGCATGCGAAAAACTCGGCTATACGCGGGAAGCACTGCTTCAGATGACTCTCGAAGGGATTACCGCAGCCGAAAGCCTTGAGCTCTACCCGGAAATTCTGGACAGGATCTTCCGCGTCGGGCATGCCACGTTCGAAGAGATACAGCTCAGGAAGGACGGCACCCACATCCCTGTCGAGACGAGTACGCACCTCTTCGAACTGAATCAGAGGCTGGTAATGATCGCCATCTCGCGCGACATCACCGAGCGGAAGGAGATGCAACGGCTTGAACGCGAGGCGTTCAAGCAGATCGAGAAGAATCTTGCACAGTTTGCCACGCTCACGAACCATATC encodes the following:
- a CDS encoding arginine--tRNA ligase, whose translation is MYFTVYNEIREALAAQTGCGEADLTDGGEHADLASTVAFRLAKVRKMAPARIAAELAEELRPILEPRDIAVEATGPYLNFRFGMSYVQGAVKAALLPGFGAMPVKKERICIEHTSANPNGPLHVGHIRNSIIGDSLARAFRKAGYPLEVEYYINDMGRQIAIVSWGFSHLGLDRRENEKADHYVARVYIAANRAIEADPSIKEEIERRMALIERGDPETVVAFRKAVDLCVGGIRETLARLNVSHDRFVRENDFVRNHHMLGVINRLRLLPEARNEGTLSLDLSAFGFEKEYVIRRSDGTSVYAARDLAYHEWKAHNFDVVIDVLGADHKLIGAQLQATLRLLGVLPPEIVHFEFVSLPEGSMSTRAGTFVSADELIDEVTVRAFDEVTVRRPELPEEQRREIARSVAVGAIRYDIIRVSPEKSTVFDWKEALNFERQSAPYIQYAHARASSILEKAGSYEEAFSFATEHEIRLAKQIARFPRVIELVVTERRPHLLSVYARELADLFNTFYRYDPVLKSEGKTRNSRLTLVRAAQNTLKEALETLGIDALGSM
- a CDS encoding peptide chain release factor 1 (Directs the termination of nascent peptide synthesis in response to the termination codons UAA, UAG and UGA): MAGTAEMDDARKRYEFKKTLEKLAAKEGSGTELITIYIPPDKQIHDVTGQLRDEFGQCANIKSKQTRTNVQSAISSVLSRLKYYNRPPENGMAVFCGTIKLGGDRTDLECTIVEPPEPLGLYMYRCSSNFELEPLRQMLHEKEVYGLIVIDRREAYIGFLRGNRIEPVSGVTSTVPGKQRKGGQSAMRFQRLRLIAINEFYKKVGDRASEAFLAEKDFFERFKGVLIGGPTPTKEEFNDGAFLHHEIQKRVIGLFDVSYTNESGLAELVDAAEEALRGVEVMKEKRVMDRFFKELVKENGLAAYGEESIRKNLELGAVDILLLSGNLRRSRLRIRCQNCGAEEEQTVQMEPGKSAKDMVFGNCEKCSAPRFLEDETDIIDELTDLADQSNTAVEIISDDFEEGSMLYNAFGGIAAILRYRTGM
- a CDS encoding 6-pyruvoyl tetrahydropterin synthase encodes the protein MTTRIYKEVFFEASHRLFHYKGKCYRLHGHQWRVEVWMDGDVDSESGILVDYNLIKDVVHRYDHQVILNREDPMAACLSQFQEVVTTDGDPTSEHLAALLAGQITEACAGAGTPARIRKIRVWESTSCYAEFSHEDL
- a CDS encoding NUDIX hydrolase; translated protein: MVIEKTNVYLPSGRTKERIVVRPGKAVAILPCEEDECVLIRQYRHAIGRWIYEAPAGTMDAGETPEATARRELIEETGLAATVIEPKGSIYTTPGYTDEVIYLFEASGLCPSDAHMPDEDEMIEVVRVSRDEVHSMIEDGSIVDAKTICLAYRCLR
- a CDS encoding 30S ribosomal protein S7 encodes the protein MLFNKWDLSEVEIKDPGLIRYVNIHSMIVPHSCGKLAGTQFAKSEMLIVERLINKLMQTEHNTGKKELVIRIVKDAFEIINKKTKRNPVEVLVEAISNTGPREESVRLKYGGINVPKSVDTAPQRRVDSALTFIARGVRNASHKKKKPVAAVLADELIAAAGGDSRCFSVSKKEERERVAKSAR
- a CDS encoding 30S ribosomal protein S12, producing MGNGKFAARKCQRNAKNSRWRDVNYSRRALGLDIKSDPLEGAPQARGIVLEKVGVEAKQPNSAIRKCVRVQLIKNGRQVTAFAVGDGAINFIDEHDEVTIEGIGGRLGRSKGDIPGVRFQVTEVNNVCLHEMVIGRKEKPRR
- the fusA gene encoding elongation factor EF-2 (EF-2; EF-G; promotes GTP-dependent translocation of the ribosome during translation), coding for MTRRKKMVERVTTLMDKPEHIRNIGIVAHIDHGKTTLSDNLLAGAGMISEELAGRQPFMDSDEEEQARGITIDSSNVSMVHEYGGEEYLINMIDTPGHVDFGGDVTRAMRAVDGAVVLVDAVEGTMPQTETVLRQALKEGVRPVLFINKVDRLINELRVDETEMQIRLGKVIDKVNKLIRGMNEERYKAGWKLDAANGTVAFGSALYNWAVSAPYMQKSGVSFKDVYEKCTSGDMKWLAKNSPLSDVVLDMVVRQLPNPLDAQKRRVNIIWHGDKTTKEGTAMLNCDPEGPVQLMVTDISFDPHAGEVATGRLFSGTLRRGTETYVMGTAMRANRLASVGIFMGAERIEVDALPAGNIAAVTGLKDAIVGSTVSSLMEVTPFESLKHYSEPVMTVAVEAKNMKDLPKLVTVLRQVAKEDPTVQVTINEETGEHLISGMGELHLEIITGRIKRDKGVEIITSPPIVVYRETVTRTAGPVEGKSPNRHNRFYIELEPLDPAIVKLIKDGEISMNLPALERRDALVAAGMNKDEAKNVKAIQDTNMFIDMTKGIQYLNETMELVFEGWREALAGGPLADEQVQNLKIRLVDVKLHEDAIHRGPAQVIPAVRAAVKAGILLAGDTLLEPIQHIQITVPQDHMGSATGQIQGRRGQVLDMQSEGDTITVIGNAPVAELFGFAGDVRSATEGRAMWSTEFVGFETVPAGMLNDVVREIRKRKGLKDQIPKPEDYLA
- a CDS encoding 7-carboxy-7-deazaguanine synthase — translated: MKICEIFKSLQGEGRNQGRPCIFIRLAGCNLDCAWCDTPYAKEEGKEAEIDAILDYAWRLTGDHFCITGGEPLLQGEELLSLIRRLHMASKTVEIETNGTIDFRPFQRFASICMDVKCPSSGEKSNLTLLEFIRSEDSVKFVVADERDCAYARKILARFPVRGEVFISPVEGSDAGAIAEFLITHNIPARFQLQLHKCIGVK
- a CDS encoding 7-cyano-7-deazaguanine synthase yields the protein MPTAVCLLSGGMDSTTAAYVARDMGYAICGLHVSYGQLTETKERECARIIAEKLGAVDYVEITLEHLLRFGKSSLTDRSLTVGDHDGNAEGIPATYVPFRNANLLSIATSYAEASGAGAIFIGVQASDYAGYPDCRPEFVEAFQRVIDTGTADDTRIRLMSPFVHMNKTAIIRRGLALGVPYGNTWSCYRSNAPACGKCDSCYYRLQAFREAGVPDPIEYGD